Below is a genomic region from Tumebacillus amylolyticus.
GTATTCGAGGATGAGCACGGCGAATTTGCGCGACGTGCCAACCCAGTCGCGGAAGTCGGCGACGGAGTACGCACCGCTGACGGAAAACTTCTCGCGCAGAACAGACTTCGCCTGCTCCAAGAACTCGCTGTGCAAGTACGAGCCCCCGCCGAGTTCCACCAACGTTCCACGCTCCTTCAAGTAGTGGAGGAGTCCGTGGAGCGTTTTTTCCAAGGCGTTTGTCTGGGTCCGTACTTCCTCGACAGACGGCGGTTGGAATCCTCCTCCTCGGTACAGCTCCTCGATTTTCTGCAGCAACTCCCGCTCGCGAAGCGTGAACGGAACATCGTACCCGCGAATGCCGATCTTGTCACGGAAGACTTCGAAGCGTTCTTGCCCGACAGAGGAGCCAAGCAGAGCGTCAAACAGTTTGGGTTTCATCCCGACCTGCGACAACACCTGCGCTTTGGGCACCGTTACGTGGTACTTCTCTTTGGCAAAGTGTACGCGAATCCGTTCCTCGACTTCATCGAACACTCTCGCCAACCAATCGGCCGACACGTAGCCGCCTGCAATCGACACAACCAAACCAACGCCTGCCATCTCCTGCAAGCAAACTTCTGCCGCTTCCACGGTCAGTTTGACCTGCGGTGCCACGTCGCGAACGCCAAGTCCCGGCTCCTCCGTCAACACCTGCAAAATCAACTGCTCCGGCCCGCCCTGCTCCCGAAGCAGCAGGTCTTCCAGCACATACTCGCGTCGTCGGCGATGGACACGCGACGGAGTCGGGTCGATCACCGTCCCCCCGCCAATCGTCAACATCGGCGAGTAGGAACGCACGATGAATCGGTCCTGCGGCGCACAAACCACCGGACTTTCCAACGCAATCTGCACCAACGCATCTTCGCCCGGCTTCAACTCATCGCTCTCCAAGATCGAAACGCGACCCAAAACTTCACTGGCGCCGAGATAAAAACGAATCCGCGACGAATTCGTCAAATTCCTCGGCGAGTCGGGCAGCAGATGCAACCGCACGTCGACCAAGTTCGTCGATTTGTACACGCCGGGCTTCGCAACGACCATGCCGCGCTCAATCTCGGCACGCTCGACGCCCGCCAGATTCAGCGCGGCCCGTTGCCCCGCTTGCGCACGCTCGACCGTTTTGCCATGCACTTGAATCGTGCGCACCCTGGCAGACAAGCCCTGCGGCAACAATTCCACGACCTCGCCCGTCTCCACGCCGCCGGCAAAAACGGTCCCCGTCGCGACCGTCCCAAACCCCGGCACGGAAAACACGCGGTCCACCGGCACTCGCAACGGAGCGGTCACTTCACGCGGCGTCACTTCTGCCGCCAATTCGCCGATCAAGAGACGCAACTCCACAATGCCGGCCCCCGTCTGCGCCGAAACTCCCACCATCGGAGCGTCTGTCAAAAAAGTCCCCGCCAGTCCCTCGCGGACTTCCTCTCGAACCATCTCCAGCCATTCGGCTTCTACGGTGTCCGTTTTGGTGAGCACGATGATGCCCTTCTGCACATGCAACATTTCCAAGATGTGCAGATGCTCCACCGTTTGCGGCATTATGCCTTCGTTGGCGTCGATGACGAGCAAGATCAAATCGATCCCGCCCGCCCCTGCCAACATGTTGCGGATGAACCGCTCGTGCCCCGGAACGTCAATCACCCCGAGGCTTTTGCCGTCGGGGAGATTGAAGGGGGCAAATCCGATGTCGATCGTGATGCCCCGTTCCTTTTCTTCCTTATGAATGTCGGTGTCAATCCCGGTCAGCGCTTTGACCAACGACGTTTTGCCGTGGTCGATATGTCCCGCTGTGCCGAGGATGATAAACTCCTCCGTCACTCTCCATCCTCCGTCCACAATTCTACGTAATGACCCGCGTAGAACGCCGCAATTGCGCCGTCCCCGGTCGCCGTCACCACTTGGCGAAGCACCGTGTCGCGCACGTCGCCCGCTGCGAAGACGCCCGGAAGTTTCGTTTCCATTTTCGCGTTGGTCGGGATGTAGCCCGACTCGTCGAGCAGGTTCGGCAATTCGGTGAGGAAATCGGTGTTCGGCTTCATGCCGACGTAGATGAACACACCGTCACACGGGTATTCAGAAGTTTCGCCCGTTTTCGCGTTCTTCATAAGCACGCGCTCGACTTTGTTCTCGCCGGCGATCTCTTCGACCACGGTGTCCCAGATGAAGGAGATTTTTTCGTTCGCAAAGGCACGGTCTTGCAAGATCTTCTGCGCACGCAGTTGGTCGCGACGGTGAATGATCGTGACTTTCGAAGCATGGCGCGTCAGGTAAATACCTTCCTCAACCGCAGAGTCCCCGCCGCCGATGACGACCAGTTCCTTGCCCCGGAAGAACGCACCGTCGCAGGTCGCGCAGTAAGAAACGCCGCGGCCGCGCAGTTCGTCCTCGCCCGGCACGCCGAGTTTTTTCGGTTCTGCACCCGGAGTGAGGATGATGGTTTTGGTCAGGTACTCCCCGCGGGAGGTGATGACTTTCTTGATCTTGCCTTCGATGTTCTCGATCTTCTCGACTTCGGCGGTGATCATCTCGCATCCGAAATCGCCCGCTTGCTTGTGCATAATCATCGACAGGGTCGGCCCGTCAATCGACTCCACACCCGGGAAGTTCTCGATCAAGTGCGTGGTGGACGCTTGCCCGCCCGGCATGCCGCGCTCGATCATGGCTACTTTTAAATTCGCACGGCCTGCGTACAGACCTGCGGTCATCCCCGCCGGACCGCCGCCGACGATCAGCACGTCATACAATTGTTGTTCGCTCATGAAAAAGACCTCCTATATAAAACGGACCTCGTTTGTAGTATGAGAAAAAGGACAAAGAGTTCATCCCTCTTTGTCCCTTAGTATATCCCGATGCAAATGTAAGTGAATGTAACGATTGCTACAAATCCTCTTGCCCCGCCAGCAATCTGGAAACCTTCGACACCGAACCCGGCGTTACGCCGTAACGGGCGGCGACTTCCGTTTGCGTGACTTTGATCCCCAATCGGCGCAGAACGGTGTATTCCAGACCGGCCGACCACGCCAACGTCTTGCCGATTCGCGGCGGTGCCGTGAACGTGCGATGCAAGAATTGGGTCCACACATCGCGTGCGAGCAGACAAGCTTCGTCGCCGAACGTCGAGTTCATCTGCGAGACGGTACCGTCCAGCACTTCCTGCCACTCCGGACGCAAAGTCAACAGATCATCTTGCGGCATCGATTGCACACGCCACAGATGTTCCTCCTGCTCCAGGTGAACATGGAACGGCCCTTCCGCCCCCATATGCCGCAGCACATAGAGCGCATGCCGCTTCAACTGGTCGCTTTCGGCCGGATTTTTTACAAATTCACGCAGGGCGTGCTCGACTTCTTTGTCGGCAATCAGGGCAAACGCTTGGATGACTTGGCGTTTGGTTTCGCCGTCTCCGTGACGCAGTGCCCAGAACAGCGACGAGCGCACCATCGGATCGGTGTGCCAAGCGCCGAGTTGCCCGCTTTGCAGTTGGACTTTCATTTTCTTGAACTGCTCTTGGAACGGGATGTGATACTGGTACGAGATCGGTTGGGACATCCGCCCCGTTCGCACCGCATCGTGAACGCGCGCCAAGAAAAAGTCCGCGACGGTCGGATCGGGATCGAGGTTCTTGACTTCCTCCCAAATTCGTTCCGCCTTCTGATAAAAGCCGAGGTTCGCCGCAGCAGCCGCGACGCAGTGCAGCAGTTGCGCGTCTTGGCGGTCGCTCCAGCGCAGGAGTTGACGGAACAAGCGATACGCAGCCGTATGCTCGCCGAGAATCCCCATCGTCGTCGCCAGTTTGTACGTGTGGTCAAAGTACAGCGGGTAGAGTTTGCGCAGGCACGCCAAGATCTCCTGCAACTGTTCCTTTTTCCCGAGATGCTGATAAAAAACGGCCAAGTTGCACAACGCATGCACGTTGCTCCGGTCGCGTTCCAAGACGGCAATCGAGGCGTCGATTGCTTTTTCCAATTCGCCGAGGTAGTAGTACGCAAGCGACAAATTGTTGCGGGCCGACGTCGAATCCGGATGCTCGGCAATCGCCTGCTCCAAATATTCGGTCGCTTCCATGAATTTGCCTTCCTCTAACAATTGGCGGGCAATGTCATGGTCGCGCTGCTCCGCTTCCTGCCGTTCGCGTCGTTCGTGCAGGACTTTGCCGCCGCCGAACTCTTGGACGAGAATCTGCAACATCTCGTCGGCGTCCGACGCGAATTCACCCTCCGGCTCTGCGTCGAGGTATCGGGCGGCATAGTCCTCGGCGAGGTCGTAACTGCCGAGGTTGGCGTAGTTGTTCGCCATATAGAAGTAACATTCGACCATGTCCGGGTCGATGTCGCCTAAGATCTTTTCAAGAATCAGGTTGGACTGCTCGAATTCGCCCAACTCGGAGAGAATACCCGCGAGATTGCAGTGGTTGACCGGGTTATCCGGCTCCAATTCCGACGCCTTTCGGAAATTTTTGAGTGCGTTTTTGAGGTCATGACGATCCAAGTAATGAACGGCCCGTTCAAAATAGAAAGTGGCATCCACCTGAAACGGAATCACATTGTTGCTACGTCCCGTGCTTTGAATCTGGCTCTTCGGTTGGTCCACGCGCGGTCACCTCCTTGCGTTCCAGTATACCATAACCCTCTGGGGGTGTCATGACTCGCCCTGTTCGCACCCTTGATAGGAAGATTCGGCAAACAACATCGACATCGAACGGTTGTTATGAATTCGATTGATCGCTTCTGCAAAAAGCGGCGCTGCCGAGAGCACCGTCAATTTCGGCAGATTCAAGTCCTGCACCGGGAACGTGTCGGTCACGATCACCTCTTGAATCGCCGGATGCTGAATCCGCTGAGGCGCCGGATCGGAAAAAATCGCGTGCGTCGCACACAGCAACACTTCCGGCACCGCCCCGTGCTCCACCAAACTCTCGATGACTTTGATGATCGTGCCGCCCGTGTCGATCATGTCTTCTATAATAATCGGAACTTTTCCCTCGACCTCGCCGATCACATGCGTAATCTCCGCTTCGTTGTGCTTCGGGCGGCGCTTGTTCATCAGCGCGACAGGCAGATCGAGGTACGTGGCGAGCCGTTCGGCGGTTTTGGCGCGGCCGGCGTCCGGCGAGATCACGATGGCGTTGCTCAAGTCCTTGGTGCGCAGATAGTCGGCGATCAAGTCGAGGGCCGTCATGTGGTCGACCGGGATGTTGAAAAAGCCCTGAATGGCGGCGGCGTGCAGGTCCATCGTGATGATGCGCTCGGCGCCGACGGTGGTCAGGACGTCTGCCACCATCTTGGCGGTGATCGGCTCGCGGGGAGAGTCCTGTTTTTCCTGACGTGCATAACCGTAGTAGGGAAGGATGACATTAATCATGCCTGCCGAGGAGCGTTTGAGTGCGTCGATCATTACCATCAGCTCGACGAAGTTTTCATTGACCGGGTGGCAGAAAGATTGGATGACGTAGACGTCCGCTCCGCGCACGCTTTCCTTAATGTTCACGTAGAGTTCGCCGCTTGTGAAGCGGGAAATCGTCGTTTCGCCAAGCGGGAGTCCAAGCAAACGGCAGACTTCCTCGGCGAGGGCCGGGTTGGACGAGCCGGAGAAGATCTTCACGTCGTCGCGCAATCGCTTCATTTGGTGCAGTCATCCCCTTTTTTTGTCGAAATGTGATTGAGGTTACATACTGAACGGTCGATGTTGAGTTAGTCTAACTTTAGACTTATTACACACGTTCACAAACCAAGGAGGAGAAATCAAACATGGCAAACGTAAAAGGCACCAAAACCGCAGACAACCTGAAAGCAGCATTCGCAGGTGAATCCCAAGCAAACCGTCGTTACCTGTACTTCGCAGAGCAAGCTGACACCGAGGGTCTCGAAGAGATCGCTTCCCTGTTCCGCAACATTGCGAACGGCGAAACCAAGCATGCATTCGGTCACTTCGACGCACTCCGCAACAACGGGGAAGGCGACCCGGCAACCGGTCTTCCGGTCAACACCGCAAAAGAAATGCTCGCTTCCGCAATCGCAGGTGAAACCTACGAGTACACCGAAATGTACCCGGGCTTCGCAGCAACCGCTCGCGAAGAAGGCTTCGAAGACATCGGCGAATGGATGGAAGTCATGGCGAAAGCAGAACGCGTTCACGCACAACGCTTCCAAAAGTTGCTCGACTCCCTCGAATAGTCTCCTTTTTCGTCTAAAAACGACTGTCCTGTACATCATACGTACAGGACAGTCGATTCATATCGCAACGGAGGTGGATTTTTCATGGCAACCGCAATCACCCGCAGCGACCTGGTGGCACTCCCGACGTACCGCCAAGGCCGTGATGAGTATCTGCAAAAGATGATCCAGTACAAAAAGTCGCGTCGTCTGAAACTCGGCCAAGACATTTCGATCTTGTTTGAGAACCGTCAGACGGTGTTGTTCCAGATTCAAGAACTTGCCCACAGCGAAGACCTGACCGATGCCAAAGAGCTCGACGAGTACATCGACATCTATTCCGGCATGCTCCCGGGCGACGATGAGCTGTCGGCCACCCTGTTCATCGAACGGGACAACCAAGAACAACTGGCGAAGATCCTCGTGGACCTCAAAGGGATCGAGCATCACTTGTACCTGCAAGTCGGCGATGAGAAGCTGAAAGCCGTGTTTGAGGAAGAGCACGACGATCGTGAGAACACGACCTCCGTCCACTACCTCAAATTCCCGATCACCGGCACCGCCAAGGCGTACCTCACCAACGGCTCCTACGAGCACGAAACCGTCCGCGTCCTCCTCGACCACCCGAACCTGCATGTGGAAGCACCGCTCGACGCCGACCATGTAGCATCGCTTGCCAAGGACCTCGCCTAACTTCACAGCTCGTCCGATGAACAGTCCACTCCGAAACGGGAAGTGGACTTTTTTTCTACACATGTTCCCCACGGTTCAAGCCACACTAGAGAACAGGGGGTGAGCATTCATGACATTTGCAGGGTTTATCATTGCTGTGGCAGTCATCGGTGTGCTCTTTTATGCGTGGTATTACTTTGTGCATCGCAACGGGACGAACGAAGCCGGTCAGATGAATGGTCAGCAAGGCAATCAGCGTCCGAGCAACACGCGTCCTGCGTTTGGCTCTGAAGTCGGTACGATCGGTGAACGAGAGGCGCAAGATCAACAGCCCGCACCGATCCGGTTGCGTCAAGCTGACGGTACGCTGAACAACGACAACGTGGAGATCGGCTCGATCGGTGACTTCAAGCAAGATCTCCAGTCGGAGTACGGCTTGTCTCCGAAGCAACAAGACTTCGCGTCCTCGCAAGTCCAACAGCAGGTGCGTCAAGACGCTCAGCAAGCCTTCTCTTCCGAAGTCGGCACCATCGGCGAAGCAGGTTCGCAAAAGTCCGGCGCTCAGCAACAAGGCATGCAGGCTCAAGCGGCCCAAGGCAGCAACTTCGCTTCGTCGCAGGTCCAGCAGCAAGTCCGTGCAGACGCCCAGCAAGCGTTCGGTTCCGAAGTCGGCTCCATCGGCGAGGCAGGTCAGCAGCAGCAACAACTGCAGCAGCAAAGCTCCTCGACGTTTGCGAACGCTGACGTTCAACAGCAGATGCGTCAAGACTGCCAACAGACGTTCAGCCAGCAGAGCGACCAAAGTCAGGGTCAGGGTCAGAACCAGACCGCCGGCGCCGCGATGCAGAAGTACACGGTAGAAGCAGGGCAGATCGGCGAAGAACTCAGCATCATCGACGGTCAAGGCAACACGCTGATGCCAAACTTCATTCCGGGCACCAACGGAATGGGCTACTACCCGCCGCAAGTCGCTCAAGAAGAGAACAAGAAACAGCAATAACGTCCCACCGCAAGTGAAAGTGACCCGGCAAACCTCC
It encodes:
- a CDS encoding DUF3501 family protein, producing the protein MATAITRSDLVALPTYRQGRDEYLQKMIQYKKSRRLKLGQDISILFENRQTVLFQIQELAHSEDLTDAKELDEYIDIYSGMLPGDDELSATLFIERDNQEQLAKILVDLKGIEHHLYLQVGDEKLKAVFEEEHDDRENTTSVHYLKFPITGTAKAYLTNGSYEHETVRVLLDHPNLHVEAPLDADHVASLAKDLA
- the trxB gene encoding thioredoxin-disulfide reductase — protein: MSEQQLYDVLIVGGGPAGMTAGLYAGRANLKVAMIERGMPGGQASTTHLIENFPGVESIDGPTLSMIMHKQAGDFGCEMITAEVEKIENIEGKIKKVITSRGEYLTKTIILTPGAEPKKLGVPGEDELRGRGVSYCATCDGAFFRGKELVVIGGGDSAVEEGIYLTRHASKVTIIHRRDQLRAQKILQDRAFANEKISFIWDTVVEEIAGENKVERVLMKNAKTGETSEYPCDGVFIYVGMKPNTDFLTELPNLLDESGYIPTNAKMETKLPGVFAAGDVRDTVLRQVVTATGDGAIAAFYAGHYVELWTEDGE
- a CDS encoding rubrerythrin family protein — its product is MANVKGTKTADNLKAAFAGESQANRRYLYFAEQADTEGLEEIASLFRNIANGETKHAFGHFDALRNNGEGDPATGLPVNTAKEMLASAIAGETYEYTEMYPGFAATAREEGFEDIGEWMEVMAKAERVHAQRFQKLLDSLE
- a CDS encoding ribose-phosphate diphosphokinase, which encodes MKRLRDDVKIFSGSSNPALAEEVCRLLGLPLGETTISRFTSGELYVNIKESVRGADVYVIQSFCHPVNENFVELMVMIDALKRSSAGMINVILPYYGYARQEKQDSPREPITAKMVADVLTTVGAERIITMDLHAAAIQGFFNIPVDHMTALDLIADYLRTKDLSNAIVISPDAGRAKTAERLATYLDLPVALMNKRRPKHNEAEITHVIGEVEGKVPIIIEDMIDTGGTIIKVIESLVEHGAVPEVLLCATHAIFSDPAPQRIQHPAIQEVIVTDTFPVQDLNLPKLTVLSAAPLFAEAINRIHNNRSMSMLFAESSYQGCEQGES
- the selB gene encoding selenocysteine-specific translation elongation factor — encoded protein: MTEEFIILGTAGHIDHGKTSLVKALTGIDTDIHKEEKERGITIDIGFAPFNLPDGKSLGVIDVPGHERFIRNMLAGAGGIDLILLVIDANEGIMPQTVEHLHILEMLHVQKGIIVLTKTDTVEAEWLEMVREEVREGLAGTFLTDAPMVGVSAQTGAGIVELRLLIGELAAEVTPREVTAPLRVPVDRVFSVPGFGTVATGTVFAGGVETGEVVELLPQGLSARVRTIQVHGKTVERAQAGQRAALNLAGVERAEIERGMVVAKPGVYKSTNLVDVRLHLLPDSPRNLTNSSRIRFYLGASEVLGRVSILESDELKPGEDALVQIALESPVVCAPQDRFIVRSYSPMLTIGGGTVIDPTPSRVHRRRREYVLEDLLLREQGGPEQLILQVLTEEPGLGVRDVAPQVKLTVEAAEVCLQEMAGVGLVVSIAGGYVSADWLARVFDEVEERIRVHFAKEKYHVTVPKAQVLSQVGMKPKLFDALLGSSVGQERFEVFRDKIGIRGYDVPFTLRERELLQKIEELYRGGGFQPPSVEEVRTQTNALEKTLHGLLHYLKERGTLVELGGGSYLHSEFLEQAKSVLREKFSVSGAYSVADFRDWVGTSRKFAVLILEYLDDIKFSKRIEDKRVIS
- a CDS encoding tetratricopeptide repeat protein; translated protein: MDQPKSQIQSTGRSNNVIPFQVDATFYFERAVHYLDRHDLKNALKNFRKASELEPDNPVNHCNLAGILSELGEFEQSNLILEKILGDIDPDMVECYFYMANNYANLGSYDLAEDYAARYLDAEPEGEFASDADEMLQILVQEFGGGKVLHERRERQEAEQRDHDIARQLLEEGKFMEATEYLEQAIAEHPDSTSARNNLSLAYYYLGELEKAIDASIAVLERDRSNVHALCNLAVFYQHLGKKEQLQEILACLRKLYPLYFDHTYKLATTMGILGEHTAAYRLFRQLLRWSDRQDAQLLHCVAAAAANLGFYQKAERIWEEVKNLDPDPTVADFFLARVHDAVRTGRMSQPISYQYHIPFQEQFKKMKVQLQSGQLGAWHTDPMVRSSLFWALRHGDGETKRQVIQAFALIADKEVEHALREFVKNPAESDQLKRHALYVLRHMGAEGPFHVHLEQEEHLWRVQSMPQDDLLTLRPEWQEVLDGTVSQMNSTFGDEACLLARDVWTQFLHRTFTAPPRIGKTLAWSAGLEYTVLRRLGIKVTQTEVAARYGVTPGSVSKVSRLLAGQEDL